Genomic segment of Natronoarchaeum philippinense:
GCGTCACAACTCATCATGATCTCGCGGGCGCGCTGCTTGGCCAGCAGCGCCTCGCGGGCGGCCGGATCGCTCCCAGAGCGCTTGACGAGTTCCTGATAGTCGCTGCCGCTTCGGAGTTGGAGGTTCGACTGCGCGAGGTAGTCGGTGAACGTCCCCTGATTCTCCTCGTAGGCGGCGCGTTCCTCTTCGGTCAGTTCGACCGAGAGCCGGCGCACGTCGTACGGCGAGAGGTGCTCGCCCGCGAGTTCGTCCGGATCGAGCGAGTGGACGACCGGCCCGACCAACTCCGCGACGACTTCGTGGGCGTCGTCCGGGCGCTCGAACGTCGCCGTCAGGCCGAGTCGGGCGGGCGCAGCGAGCAGGCGAGCGATCTCACGGTAGCCTTCGCCGCCGAGATGGTGGACCTCGTCGAAGATCACCAGCCCGAACCGATCGCCCAGTTCGTCGGCCCGGAGGTACGCCGAGTCGTAGGTCGCCACCGTGATCGGGCCGACGCGCTGGACGCCGCCGCCGAGTTGGCCGATTTCGACGCCGGCGGCAGTGCCCGTCGTGACGCCGCCGGTCCCTGTCTCGACGCCCTCGCTCCCCGCCTCAGCGTCGCTGGCCCGTCGCCGATTGCCGCCCGAACCGAACTCGGTTTCGAGTTCCTCGCGCCACTGTTCGAGCAGGTCGATCGTCGGCACGACGACCAGCGTCGGCGTCGACAGGTCGGCGATCGCGGCCAGCCCGATCACCGTCTTGCCGCTCCCGGTCGGCAGTTCCAGCACGCCCCGGCGTGGCGCCGACGCGGCGTCGCCGTCCGACGCCGTGGCGTCCTCGCGCCACGCGTCGAGCGCGGCGGTCTGGTACTCTCGAAGCTGGTAGCTCGACGCCAGTTCCGGAACGGCATCGAGATCGAGCGCGCGATCCTCGTACTCGATATCGCGTGTGTCGAGTCGCTCGCGGATCGCGCCGTACCGGTGGGCGGGCGCCCGGTAGGTCTCCGATCGGGGGTCGAACTCGGCGTCCTCGATCCCCTCGGCGTCGGCGCCGTCGATCCGGAGCGTTCCGTCCTCGAACGAGAGCGAGAGCACGGTAGCGCGTACGCACCTGAGGACAAAAAGCCACGTCACCCGCTACCGCCTCCGGCGGTCGCCCCGCGCTCGGTGGGGATCGGCGTCCTACCGGGGCCGCCGGTTTCCTGAACCCTTATGCGTGCCCGGGGGTTTGTACCGGCCATGAGCGAGGACGAGGGCACGGAGCAAGCGCCCCCCGAGCCGGAGGTCGACGCGGACGCCGACATCGAGATCAGCGAGAATCTGGTCGCCAAGGTCGCGTCCCACGACTCGGAGCTCGGCAAGGAGGTCAAGGCGCTGGCCGAGATCGCCATCGAGCTGAACCACGCGGTCAGCGATCTGGAATCGGAGCTCGAAGACGTCCGGTCAGAGCGCGACGAGTTGGAGTCCGAGCGCGACGAACTGGAATCGGAACTCGAAGAGGCCCGCGCGGAAGCCGAGGACTACGAAGAGCGCCTCCAGCGCAAGCAGGCCGATTTCAAGAACTACAAGCAGCGCCAGCAACGCGAGAAAGAGCGCATCAAAGAGCGCGCCACCGAGGACCTCGTCGAACGGCTGGTCGACGTTCGGGACAACCTCACCCGGGCGGCCGAGCAGGACCACGACAACGTCGAGAGCATCCGCGAGGGCGTCGAGATGACGCTCAAGCAGTTCGATCGCGTGCTCGACGACGAGAACGTCACGATGGTCGAACCCGAAGAGGGCGACGACGTGGACCCCCAGCGC
This window contains:
- a CDS encoding DEAD/DEAH box helicase; the encoded protein is MLSLSFEDGTLRIDGADAEGIEDAEFDPRSETYRAPAHRYGAIRERLDTRDIEYEDRALDLDAVPELASSYQLREYQTAALDAWREDATASDGDAASAPRRGVLELPTGSGKTVIGLAAIADLSTPTLVVVPTIDLLEQWREELETEFGSGGNRRRASDAEAGSEGVETGTGGVTTGTAAGVEIGQLGGGVQRVGPITVATYDSAYLRADELGDRFGLVIFDEVHHLGGEGYREIARLLAAPARLGLTATFERPDDAHEVVAELVGPVVHSLDPDELAGEHLSPYDVRRLSVELTEEERAAYEENQGTFTDYLAQSNLQLRSGSDYQELVKRSGSDPAAREALLAKQRAREIMMSCDAKVEALAEIFDRHRGQRTIVFTAHNDFAYRIAERFLAPAITHRTPTAERRDILEKFRDGEYTRVVTSNVLDEGIDVPDASVAAVLSGSGSEREFTQRLGRILRPSEETERALLYEVVADDTAEEGVASRRR
- a CDS encoding nucleotide exchange factor GrpE, translating into MSEDEGTEQAPPEPEVDADADIEISENLVAKVASHDSELGKEVKALAEIAIELNHAVSDLESELEDVRSERDELESERDELESELEEARAEAEDYEERLQRKQADFKNYKQRQQREKERIKERATEDLVERLVDVRDNLTRAAEQDHDNVESIREGVEMTLKQFDRVLDDENVTMVEPEEGDDVDPQRHEVMMRVDADEPEGDIVDVYRPGYEMADKVLQSAQVTVSNGNGVADEEDDADDAAEDEAPEEDEADDDTPDGDGSVADEADADGDESDEEVEVDEQTDDEESDDEADDAAESEDDDPEPEERADSEADEENSDGEETGDDADDRDGAEDDADAEDGADHEDGDGGDADDAVEASAANDE